In Hemicordylus capensis ecotype Gifberg chromosome 4, rHemCap1.1.pri, whole genome shotgun sequence, the genomic window TGCGGCCCTGCGCTTTCCCGTCCACGAGGCTGCGTTCCCTCCGTCTATCCCCGTTCACCGAATGAGACAATAAGAGCAATGCTGTTTCCGTTTGGCTGTTCTCTCTCGCCGTAGAGCCCGAAGGTCACATGATGGGAGTCGTGTGGTTGGGAGCTATGCGATTGGTTGAGCCGTAGGGGCGACGCTCACGTGGGCGTGCGGGTGGCTTCCCTGCTGTGACCGCGGGGCGAGCGAGTTGAGTGCGGGGCCTGCTGGGCGACGATGAGCGGCGGCGGCCGGCGCAAGGAGGAGCCGACGTTGCACCCGCACTCGCAGCAGCACCTGGTGGCCAACGGCGGGGGCGGCGTGCTGCGGGGCTCGCTGTGGAGCAAAGCGCTGCGGAGCGACTCCGCATGGGAGGACAAGGTGAGGCCGGGCGGGGCCGGGCCTAAGCTGGGGTCGCCTGCGGACACGGGGAGGCCGGGCCCTGCGCGGTTGCTCTTAGGCTGCGGGTAGCTCGGCCGGAGGTCTGGGGGTGCGGAGTAAGAAGAAGCCGCAGCAGGAGGGGTGGGCAACGCTTGCTTTGCGAAGGAAGGACGAGGGCCGCACAGCTTGCTTCATGGAGCCTGTTGGGGAAGGTCCCATGGCGGCTCTTCCAGTGGAGGGAGCCCGGCTGCCTCTCAAGCTCTACTCGTTAACGGGGGAAGGGAGAGTTGAGAGGCTTGCCCCTTGTGAGGGGCCCGAGGAGGAAGCCCTTCCTGGTGGAGGATCATGTGTCGGGGGTCTCTGCTCAAGTTGCCTTCTGTTCTAGGAGGAGGGTTGAGAACTGGTTTCTGTAGCTTGCTtgtggtcaggggcgtaacaaggcaggggtgggcccagagacaaaattttaaaatgggcccctcgctgatacacacacacacacacacacacacacacacacacacacttcacaatatatagtcatgtgacttgtcgtgatacacacacacacttcacaatatattgtcatgtgacttgcctctgggggccccctcgaggcatggggggccccaggcagccgcctccccttgcctaatagtagttacacccctgcttgtgGTGTTTTAGATAGGACTGGTTTTATTGTTGGTGCAATAACTGGTATTATTGATTATTGATGTACAGTACAGGCCAGGCCTGGGCATGATgggataaataaatattatcagTACATAATATTGAAGTGTTCATACTGATATTGACATGGTCATTGATATTTGCAGCTGTTTGTGTTATGCTTTGAATGGCTGTGTTGCTGCTTCAGTTTCTTTGATACGTTGTAAGCTGTTTTAGGTGCAACCTTGCCCAGTTTACAGGGGAGCACAGATGAAATGAAATTAAACACACTGGCCTGTGATGTTATGGAGGCTAAGGTGGGGTTGTAAGGTAGGGTGCTGTACAACATGTGGGACCCAAATGGGGCCTCCCACATAGGCTGTGGACTTAGAAAGCCTTGATCTAGGTTCTTGCTCCATTGGGGCCTCATTGGGAAATCTCTGACAACTCAAAGTATTTACAGATTAATAGAATACCAAGTCTGCAGCTCTAAGCACATTTGGGAGAAAGGTCCATTGAACTCATTTGGACTCTTTCTAAACAAACACTCTCTCTCTAGGGTATGTTGAAAGGAAATAGGATGATGAGGTGCATCAGTGGCATTTAACTTGGAAATCTTCCCATGTTCTAATTTGCAAGTGCAAAATACCTGGTGGTCACTGTTGCATTGTCTCTTGGTGCTTTTTAAGTCTTAGCAGTAGTGTAACCATCCAATATggttaaatgtgttttaaaaatactgtcaGTGTTTAAACCATATTAAATGTTCAAGGTACAGGAAGAGAGCATAAAAGAGCACTCATTGATCTGTGCAAGTTGATAATGTTGTGCTAATGATTCAGTTTAGATTTTACAGATTTGTTGAAATCATGATCagttacagtgttccctctaacagggattcccagatgttattgactacaatcACCAGAATCCCCCAGCTACAATGACTTTTCCTTGAGTATTACGGGAATtttagtcatcaacatctgggaatacctgttagagggaatactgatcaGTTATCGTAGTGGGTAGAAGCAAGAGTGTGATATCAAGCTGAATCCCTTATTCTAAATGCTTACTGTGcgtgcacacgcgcgcacacacacacaacttttatTTTTGCACTTCCTACAGAACTTAAACTGCCTTAAGTGGTGTAACGGggaactgcttgactaacaagcagaaggttgctggttcgaatccctgctggtacatttcccagactatgggaaacacctacatcaggcagtagggatgtgtacggaaccagcGGTTGTGCCGGTTCGACGGTGGGGaggtgtctaactttaagagtgggggaagattgactcccccccccaccgctcccccCCCGTCAGTGTCCATTTTAATTAATCCAagcccatggggcagcagcgaacctccctgctgccccgttgttcggatatgaccagaagtctccgaCGGGTCTGCGCCTGTTCGTATCAGTATGCCCTTTATCTATAGTTTGGATTATTTGGATGATTGTGGTCATGGCTAGAGAAGCTGAAGCTGCTTGATAAATCCAAGTTCTTAACTGTAAAAGCCAGTGTAGTTATAATGGTTCGTGTTGCACTTGACTTTCAAAATCAGAATCAAATCCATGATTGATCTTTAAAAGGCTTTCTTTGGACAAGACATGTTTCACACAGCCTAACCTATCTTGCAAAGTTGTTGAGGCTAAAATAGCTTATCTAAGCTCCCTGAAGAAACAGTTAGACACAACTAACATTAGATGCAGACACCAAAGCATTTAAAGTGCATTTCTTCTGCTCCTTGTAGTTTGACACCTAGGAATCTGAAATAAGTTTCCAGCTTGGGTTATGTAGTTATGATTTCCACACTCCTCCCCTCCGCTCTCCTGCTTCTTTAAGTTGATTTCACTGAAGCCTATTGAATGCTTGCACAATCTTTTTGCACAAAGCAGTCCACATGTCTTTAGAGCCCATATTTCTTCCTGTTGCCATAGAAGGCATTCTGCAGGATATGTTGTATGTGAATTATGTATGAATTTTGGTCTCGTGTCTTCTCCACAGGATGAATTTCTAGATGTGATTTACTGGTTCCGGCAGATCATTGCAGTTATTTTGGGAGTGATCTGGGGCATTGTTCCACTAAAGGGATTTGTGGGCATAGCAATGTAAGTTTTTATTTCTTCTTGATTTTGTTAACTTCTGAAGAGTTGGTAAAGATTGAAGGTTATGCAACTATGGTGGCAAGCAGGTGATGGAAGTGCACCCCAAATATTAAATCTGTTCTCTTTACATCTTGTGTTAAATTGCTAATTGGTCCCAAATTGTTAGTTTGCAGCCTTTTGGGGGGGTGATTTGTGGGAAGGACAGAATAACTTAATTTCTTGCTTGGTGAAATCTGTCAAAAGACAGGCAAAATAATAGACATTCAGAATGCTGAATGTCAAAGTGGctgtctgtagggatgtgcatggaactggttgagGCTGGTTTGACAGGGGGTGGCGGCTTTAAGgttggggaggatgcactcccccccccccccaacgcgtTTCCTCCGCCAGTGCATGTTTCTCTGAAAGTctgttggggcggcagcgtacctccttgctgctctgCCCTGACATCCAGAAGTAACCGGTAGTGGTAGCTGCAACATGTTGCATGCGCGGCCAttgggtgcgtgtgtgtgcaatGCTCACAGTTGCAGCTACCACGTCTAGTTACTTCCAGATaatgtcaggtgtgtgtgtgcgacGTACGTGCGCAGTTGCAGTTACCACTTCTGGCTAACGTCGgagtggggcggcagggagttatgctGCTGCCCTTACAGGCTTTcagggaaatgtggtggtgggggagagtatcctccctgcccttaaagccaccccacccctgccgtcGAACCCTCGAGCCGGGCaaggttcgaactggttcggaggcctgtaaaagggcctccaaacctgttcatgcacatccctagctgcctgTGGTGGTCTAGCAAAATCTCATAGCAAATGTGCTTTAAGAAAAGGAGTAAGACTAAAATCCCTGTACACTGTAACTTGAATGCCTAACAGTGGTCACCTagaaacttgaaa contains:
- the RAB5IF gene encoding respirasome Complex Assembly Factor 1, with translation MSGGGRRKEEPTLHPHSQQHLVANGGGGVLRGSLWSKALRSDSAWEDKDEFLDVIYWFRQIIAVILGVIWGIVPLKGFVGIAIFCLINAGILYLYFSSFQQIDEEEYGGTWELTKEGFMTSFALFLVVWIIFYTAIHYD